In the genome of Manis javanica isolate MJ-LG chromosome 17, MJ_LKY, whole genome shotgun sequence, one region contains:
- the LOC108388106 gene encoding haptoglobin-like codes for MRALGAAVALLLCGQLFAVEVGNEATDTADNSCPKPPEIANGRLQHLVRYGCKTYYELHTKGDGVYSLNNEKQWVNDVTGEELPECKAVCGKPKNPVDQVQRIMGGSLDAKGSFPWQAKMVSHHNLTSGATLINEQWLLTTAKNLFLGHTDEAKAKDIAPTLRLYVGKHQLVEIEKVVLHPDYSEVDIGLIKLKQKVPIDEKVMPICLPSKDYAEVGRVGYVSGWGRNANFNFTEHLKYVMLPVADQDKCVIHYEGSTVPEKKTPKSPVGVQPALNEHTFCAGLSKYQEDTCYGDAGSAFAVHDTDEDIWYAAGILSFDKSCTVAEYSVYVKVPSILDWVQKTIAEN; via the exons ATGAG AGCCCTTGGAGCTGCTGTCGCTCTCCTGCTCTGCGGGCAGCTTTTCGCAGTGGAGGTCGGCAATGAGGCCACAGACACTGCAG ACAACAGCTGCCCAAAGCCCCCTGAGATTGCGAACGGCCGCCTGCAGCACTTGGTTCGCTATGGGTGTAAGACCTACTACGAACTGCACACCAAAGGAGACG gAGTGTACAGCTTAAACAATGAGAAGCAGTGGGTAAATGATGTCACTGGAGAGGAACTTCCTGAGTGCAAAGCAG TGTGCGGAAAGCCCAAGAACCCAGTGGATCAGGTGCAGCGCATCATGGGCGGGTCTCTGGATGCCAAAGGCAGCTTTCCCTGGCAGGCCAAGATGGTCTCCCACCATAACCTCACTTCAGGGGCCACACTGATCAATGAACAGTGGCTTTTGACCACCGCTAAAAATCTCTTCCTGGGACATACAGATGAAGCCAAAGCCAAAGACATTGCCCCTACTTTAAGACTCTATGTGGGGAAACACCAGCTGGTGGAGATCGAGAAGGTCGTGCTTCACCCTGACTACTCCGAGGTGGACATCGGGCTCATCAAACTCAAGCAGAAGGTGCCCATTGATGAGAAAGTAATGCCCATTTGCCTGCCTTCAAAAGATTATGCGGAAGTGGGACGTGTGGGTTATGTGTCTGGCTGGGGGCGAAATGCCAActttaattttactgagcatctgAAGTATGTCATGCTGCCTGTGGCTGACCAAGACAAATGTGTAATTCACTACGAAGGCAGCACAGTGCCCGAAAAGAAGACGCCAAAGAGCCCCGTCGGGGTGCAGCCCGCGCTGAACGAGCACACCTTCTGCGCCGGCTTGTCCAAGTATCAGGAGGACACCTGCTATGGCGACGCGGGCAGTGCCTTTGCTGTTCACGACACGGATGAGGACATCTGGTACGCAGCTGGGATCCTGAGCTTTGATAAGAGCTGCACTGTGGCTGAGTACAGTGTATACGTGAAGGTGCCCTCCATCCTGGACTGGGTTCAGAAAACCATAGCTGAAAATTAA